A stretch of the Papaver somniferum cultivar HN1 chromosome 6, ASM357369v1, whole genome shotgun sequence genome encodes the following:
- the LOC113286729 gene encoding uncharacterized protein LOC113286729 isoform X2, whose protein sequence is MSSSATASSSLSSHKLRRIQVHGDHQQHRTSSPSHVVVGGLTHLPCRMSIMNSINKHVNFLSSSSTTNSGTHYSFNRSFKPHKRTTHMELNAIENIPAGTPLPTPPGPPNSGWFNWILWTVIPMLFPFFKNKMSPLMLLKQKVDTVVGIVDHAAEVLEDVAEEVVKITDEFEDKVPEGSALKKAMCSVHEVAVEAIKVADLAEDLVDKGEALEKKMEDLLEKQEAEAAAKGQQQQKAESIEKKMVDLAQKHESVVTAAKEVEADMEDFVKTTEAMAAAKQELKNAKSNKKGSA, encoded by the exons ATGTCATCTTCGGCTACGGCAAGCTCATCCCTCAGTTCACACAAGCTCAGGAGAATCCAAGTTCATGGTGATCATCAACAACATAGAACATCATCTCCATCCCATGTTGTTGTTGGGGGTCTTACTCATCTTCCATGCAGAATGAGTATAATGAATTCAATAAACAAACATGTTAACTTCttgtcatcatcatcaacaacaaattCAGGGACTCACTACTCATTCAACAGATCATTTAAACCACATAAACGCACCACTCACAT GGAACTGAATGCAATTGAGAACATACCAGCAGGAACCCCACTTCCAACTCCTCCTGGTCCTCCTAACTCTGGATG GTTTAACTGGATCCTATGGACTGTAATACCCATGCTTTTCCCTTTCTTCAAGAACAAAATGAGTCCACTAATGCTTCTTAAAC AGAAAGTAGACACAGTAGTGGGCATTGTAGATCATGCTGCTGAGGTGCTTGAAGACGTAGCGGAGGAGGTAGTGAAAATAACAGATGAATTTGAGGATAAAGTACCTGAAGGTAGTGCACTTAAGAAGGCAATGTGTTCTGTTCATGAAGTTGCAGTAGAAGCCATTAAAGTTGCAGATTTAGCTGAAGATCTCGTTGACAAG GGTGAGGCATTAGAGAAAAAGATGGAGGATTTGTTAGAGAAGCAAGAAGCAGAGGCAGCAGCCAAGGGccaacaacaacaaaag GCAGAAAGTATAGAGAAAAAGATGGTGGATTTGGCACAGAAGCATGAATCAGTAGTTACAGCAGCCAAAGAGGTAGAGGCGGACATGGAGGATTTCGTAAAAACAACTGAAGCCATGGCCGCAGCAAAACAAGAACTAAAAAATGCAAAGTCTAATAAAAAAGGATCAgcttaa
- the LOC113286729 gene encoding uncharacterized protein LOC113286729 isoform X1 — MSSSATASSSLSSHKLRRIQVHGDHQQHRTSSPSHVVVGGLTHLPCRMSIMNSINKHVNFLSSSSTTNSGTHYSFNRSFKPHKRTTHIRELNAIENIPAGTPLPTPPGPPNSGWFNWILWTVIPMLFPFFKNKMSPLMLLKQKVDTVVGIVDHAAEVLEDVAEEVVKITDEFEDKVPEGSALKKAMCSVHEVAVEAIKVADLAEDLVDKGEALEKKMEDLLEKQEAEAAAKGQQQQKAESIEKKMVDLAQKHESVVTAAKEVEADMEDFVKTTEAMAAAKQELKNAKSNKKGSA; from the exons ATGTCATCTTCGGCTACGGCAAGCTCATCCCTCAGTTCACACAAGCTCAGGAGAATCCAAGTTCATGGTGATCATCAACAACATAGAACATCATCTCCATCCCATGTTGTTGTTGGGGGTCTTACTCATCTTCCATGCAGAATGAGTATAATGAATTCAATAAACAAACATGTTAACTTCttgtcatcatcatcaacaacaaattCAGGGACTCACTACTCATTCAACAGATCATTTAAACCACATAAACGCACCACTCACAT TAGGGAACTGAATGCAATTGAGAACATACCAGCAGGAACCCCACTTCCAACTCCTCCTGGTCCTCCTAACTCTGGATG GTTTAACTGGATCCTATGGACTGTAATACCCATGCTTTTCCCTTTCTTCAAGAACAAAATGAGTCCACTAATGCTTCTTAAAC AGAAAGTAGACACAGTAGTGGGCATTGTAGATCATGCTGCTGAGGTGCTTGAAGACGTAGCGGAGGAGGTAGTGAAAATAACAGATGAATTTGAGGATAAAGTACCTGAAGGTAGTGCACTTAAGAAGGCAATGTGTTCTGTTCATGAAGTTGCAGTAGAAGCCATTAAAGTTGCAGATTTAGCTGAAGATCTCGTTGACAAG GGTGAGGCATTAGAGAAAAAGATGGAGGATTTGTTAGAGAAGCAAGAAGCAGAGGCAGCAGCCAAGGGccaacaacaacaaaag GCAGAAAGTATAGAGAAAAAGATGGTGGATTTGGCACAGAAGCATGAATCAGTAGTTACAGCAGCCAAAGAGGTAGAGGCGGACATGGAGGATTTCGTAAAAACAACTGAAGCCATGGCCGCAGCAAAACAAGAACTAAAAAATGCAAAGTCTAATAAAAAAGGATCAgcttaa
- the LOC113286730 gene encoding uncharacterized protein LOC113286730, with protein sequence MTSASIATSSICSHNLRRNIIYGDYHQRHRTSSSSFQTVAGGLTYLPMTMRTINTNFMSSSSTTNKRTSHIRNAIENLPAGAPLPTPPGPPSSGWFSWIIWTLIPMLFPLFKSKLSPLLLLKQRVDTVIDIVDDTAELIEDVAEEVVKITDHFEDKVPDGSALKNTMCAIHEVAQQTIKVADLAEDLIDKGEALEEKMKNLLEKQEEAAAKDQAEEEQKKEAPQKS encoded by the exons ATGACGTCCGCGTCTATAGCAACATCGTCGATTTGTTCTCACAACCTAAGGAGAAATATCATCTACGGTGACTATCATCAAAGACACAGGACTTCCTCATCATCATTCCAAACCGTTGCCGGAGGTCTTACTTATCTTCCAATGACGATGAGGACGATCAATACAAACTTCatgtcatcatcatcaacaacaaataaACGGACATCACACAT TAGGAATGCAATTGAGAACCTACCAGCTGGAGCCCCACTTCCTACCCCTCCTGGACCTCCTTCTTCTGGATG GTTTAGCTGGATTATATGGACTCTAATACCCATGCTTTTCCCTCTCTTCAAGAGCAAACTGAGTCCATTGCTCCTCCTTAAAC AGAGAGTAGACACAGTGATAGACATTGTGGACGATACGGCTGAGCTGATAGAAGACGTCGCGGAGGAGGTGGTGAAGATAACCGATCATTTTGAAGATAAAGTCCCTGATGGCAGTGCACTCAAGAACACAATGTGTGCTATTCATGAAGTTGCACAGCAAACCATTAAAGTCGCAGATTTAGCTGAAGATCTCATTGACAAG GGAGAGGCGCTCGAGGAAAAGATGAAGAATTTATTGGAGAAGCAAGAAGAAGCAGCAGCCAAAGACCAAGCAGAAGAGGAACAAAAGAAGGAGGCGCCTCAAAAGTCTTGA